The Paenibacillus beijingensis nucleotide sequence CGATGAAAACATCAAAGTAATGAGCGACCATACCCATCAATTGATTTTACAAGCATTAATCGAACGGAACAGTGACAAGGCGCGGGAAATTATGAAAGAGCACCTGAATGCGACACAGCTTTCCTTGAACCGGTTCACGGTATCATAACACGTTTCTCTTGTACGAGAGGAACAATAAGGAGCAACAACGGGAGATGGTTAACAACAAGGTTCCCCAAATAGGCATTGTCGGATATTACCTATCAGAAGACGAGGATTTCGGGGGAGGTGTAAGAGGGATTCGCGGTCAAGCCTTCTCTGCTTTCGGATACGATATGATAATGGCAATATATCGGGCAGGGGGCATGCCAGTTCCTCTTCCGGTCGTCGATGACGAGTTTATCGGCGTACAGATCGAGAATGTAGATGGAATCGTCTTCTCGGGCGGAGAGGATATTCATCCGAGCTTGTACGGAGAAGTGCTTCAGAGTAATGCGCATCGGATTGACCCTTTTCGGGACCGTTATGAAAGTGCATTAATGAAGGCGGCACTAGAAGCCGGCGTACCCATGCTTTGCGTGTGCAGGGGTATGCAGCTGCTGAACGTCATTCGGGGAGGCACGCTCTGCTCGGATATTAAAGATACACAAGAGGCTCCGTTAGAGCATTGGGAGACGGACGAGCCATGGAAATCCGTTCATCCCGTCCATATAAAAGAAGGACATTATATAGAGGGTGTATTAGGCAAAGGGAAAGTGGAAGTTAACAGCATACACCATCAAGCAATCGATAAGATTGGTGACGGGTTGGAAGTCGTGGCTCTTTCCCCGGATGGAATCGCAGAGGCGCTAACGATGAAAGACCGCGATAACGTACTTGCCGTCCAATGGCACCCGGAGTTCATAGCCAAGAAAGATTCGCAAGGCTTAAAGCCTTTTAGCTGGTTAATGGATGTTTCGAAAAAATAACACACAAAAGGTGGCCATGACATGATGATGAAACGGTTTGGGAAGAAATCGGTTCTCTTATTTCTAGCAGCTGTCGTACTCGTTATTGCCGGTTGCGGAAACAACGGAAACAACGCGAACGGGGGGAATACGTCAAGTCCAAGCTCTTCCTCTGCCGAGCCCGCAGCAACCCCATCCGCAGCCGCATCGCCCGGCAAATTGGTCGTCACCTCCTTCGGCGGAGCCTATGAAGAAACGCAGAAGCAATTTATCAAGGAATTTGAACAAGAATACAACGCTAAGGTAGAAGTGGTTACCCTCTATTCAGCCGATGCGCTGGCCAAAATCCGTGCGGAGAAAGGCAACCAGTCGATCGACGTCGTTCAATTCTCCGGCGGCCAAGAAGCGGTAGCAGCCAAAGAGGATCTGATCATGAAGCTCGATTCTACAAAGCTTACAAATTTAAACAGCTTGTACAATTCGGCACTGGACAGCAATGGCTACGCTCCAGCGTACGCATTTGACGCATTGGGAATTATTTATAACGAGGAGGAAATCAAGACGCCTCCGACTTCCTGGAAGGATCTCTGGAACCCGGATTATAAAGGCAGCGTAGGCCTCATCGATATTTCCAATTCGTTCGGCCTTCAATTCATCCTCGCAGCCGCGAAGATGAACGGCGGAGACGAGAGCAACATCCAGCCGGGATTAGATGAAATCAAGAAGTTGATTCCCAGTGCTGCCGCGATTGTAAAATCTACGCCCGAGGTCGGCAACCTGTTCGCCCAAGGAGAAGTGACGATTGCCGCGTACGATGCCGGTTACGCGTTCACGTTCCGCAAGCAAGGCCAACCGATCAAGTTTGTTTCCCCTGTAGAAGGAGCCATTGGAACGTTCATTTCGGCGCAAGTAGTGAACGGCAGCCAGAATGCGGACCTGGCAGCGAAATTCGTAGATTTCCTCCTGCGCGCGGACATTCAGAAGAGATTCGCGGAAGCGAACGGTTATGCGCCGACGAACAAGTCGGTCGAGCTTTCCGCAGATTTGCAGGCGGTAATGCCTTACGGGGAAGAAGCCGTCAACAAGATGGTTCGTTTGAATTCCGATTTGGTTAACACCAATAAAGCGACTTGGACCGAGCAATGGAACAAGCTGATCAGCAAGTAAGCGTAAAAGTGTACGTGAAGGGAACAATCATCCATGATTAAACGCATCCCGCCTTACTGGATTTTATTGGCTCCTGGAATGCTTATCTTTATCCTTGTATTTGTTATCCCCGTCGGGCGGCTGGGACTGCACAGCTTCCATGAAAACTCCTCAGACGGTGAAGCAGGGCAAGCGTTCGTATGGGATCATTACGTGAAATTTTTTACCGATCCGTATTACTTGCAAATATTGGGACGAACGCTTGTCATTGCGTTGACCGTTAGTGTGATCTGCCTGATCATGGGCTACTGTCTGGCATACGGGGCGTCGCGGGCAAAAGAGAACCGCAAAATGATTCTGCTGATGCTCGTGGCGCTCCCGCTGCTGACCAGCGCAACCATACGAAACTTCGGATGGATTATTATTCTTGGCCGCAAAGGCTTGCTGAACGAGCTGTTGCTTGGCATCGGGATCATTCAAAAGCCATTATCCTTGCTGTACACGCCGACTGGCGTCGTGATCGCGCTAGTCCATGTATTGCTGCCCTATATGGTGCTTGTCCTATACTCCGTACTGGAAGGGATAGACCGCAATCTGGAGAGTGCCGCCGCCAATTTGGGCGCATCGAAGCCGAAGGTGTTCGTGCTTGTTACGCTGCCGTTATCCATGCCGGGCATTATCGCTGGCACGCTGCTCGTCTTTTCGATCACATTAAGCTTCTTCGTTACGCCTTCATTGATCGGCGGTCCCAAGGTGCAGCTCATGGCAACGGAGATATACAACCAGATGATTAATTTGTTGAACTGGCCTTATGCATCTGCGCTTTCCGTCATTCTGCTTGTGACGGTACTTATCGTAACGAGCCTGTATAATCGTTCGCTCAGCCGAAGCAAGACAGGGGGGGCGACTCTCATTTGAAAATAACATTCAGCTGGCTTGGAGCCGTTAATACACTGCTTTACATTTTCATTCTGGCGCCGCTTGCTGTCGTTATCATTGCTTCATTCCATCCAGGCGAATTTCTTATTTTTCCCCCGGAAGGATTCTCTTGGCGGTGGTACGAGTACGTGCTGACAAGCGGACGATATACGAAGCCTTTTTGGAACAGCATATGGATTGCCATCGCGACAACCTGCATCTCCTTGCCGGTAGGCACAATCATCGCTTATGCGCTGTCGAGGTACGAATTCCGCTTCAAGGGCGTGATTCAATCTCTATTTTTATCGCCGCTTGTTGTTCCTACGCTTCTGTTCGGTATCGGACTTCTGATGTTTTTCAGTTCCATGGGAATTAAGATGTACTTCCTGAGACTGGTGCTCGCGCATATTGTATTGACCATTCCCTATGTGGTTCGGACGATGATCGCCAGCTTCTCCAATTTGAAACGTTCGATCGAGGAGGCGTCCGTCATTCTGGGGGCGTCCCCGGTCAAAACCTTTTGGCTGGTCACATTGCCGCAGGTGAAGTCCGCCTTGATCGCCAGTGCGTTCATCAGCATCGTCATGTCGTTCGACGAACTGGTTGTCGCGCTCTTCTTGACCGGTCCGGGAATGAACACCTTGCCAATGATGATATATTCGGATATTCAATTTAATTTATCCCCTTCACTGGCGGCAATTTCATCGCTAATTATTGTCGTCACACTTGCGGTCGGATTTTTGCTCGCGGTCTTCATGCAGCGTAAGAAGAGAATTTGAACAACACGGGGGCGGAGGTATGAGCGAACTGCAGATCACGAATCTGTACAAAAAATACGGTGAGAACGCCGTCGTCAGCGATCTGAACATTCATGTTTCCAGCGGAGAGATGATTTCTCTGCTCGGTCCGAGCGGTTGCGGTAAGACAACGACGCTCCGAATGATCGCGGGTCTGCACGACCCGACGTCCGGATCGATCAAGCTTGATGGCCAGGAGCTGACGGTGGTCGCTCCGCACAAGAGGAACATCGGGTTGGTGTTCCAGAATTACGCGCTGTTTCCGCATCTGAACATTTTCAACAATGTGGCGTTCGGTTTGCGCCGTCACGGGGTGCCCAAGCGCGAAATCGGGGACCGCGTGAAAGCGGTGCTGAAGTCGGTGCATCTGGATGGCTATGAGGAGCGAATGCCCGCGCAGCTGTCCGGCGGTCAGCAGCAGCGGGTTGCGCTAGCAAGGACGCTCGTTCTTAAGCCGAGGCTTGTGTTGTTTGACGAACCGCTGAGCAACCTGGACGCGAAGCTGAGAAATATTTTGCGTATCGAGATTCGGAAGCTTCAACAGGAATACGGTTTTACGGGCATATTCGTGACGCACGACCAGGAAGAAGCGATGGTGCTGTCCGATCGGATCGCAGTCATGAACCAAGGGAAAATCGCACAAATCGGAACGCCGCGGGAAATTTACACCCAACCGGCCGATTCGTTCGTCGCCGATTTCGTCGGCGAATCCAATCTGCTCTCGGTGAAATCCGTTGAGACTGCCAACGAGATGTGGAAAATCCGCCTGACCGGCGGACAATCGGTCCTCGCACCGCAAAGAGACGGGCTGCAGAAGCCGGCCTCCGTCATCATCCGGCCGGAGGAGGCCGAGTTGCTTCCCGCGGGATCGGCGGAAATCAGCCCGGACCATAACCAATTGGAGGGAACCGTTACTTTTATCCAATACACGGGCTCCTCTTATATGGTTGATATGGAAGTTGTGGGAATGGACAAACCGTTTATGATCAAAATTCAGAACGCGAAAGAAGAAATCGGCATTGCCGCCGGCGATAAAGCTCGGGTGCGCTGGCCGATCCGAACGACCTTTTCTCTCTAGGAAACGGAGGATTCTATTCATGGCTAAAGATAACGTGCTGGTCATCGCGCAAGGGACGGACGCTTCGACGCTGGACCCTTACGCTCATTCCGAAGTAACGACGGGAAATATCCTGCTGCAAATCTACGAGCCTCTGCTGCGCCGGAATGTGGCGATGGAGCTGGAGCCGTGGCTGGCGGAATCGTGGGAAGTCGTGACGGATACCTGCGTGGAATTCAAGCTGCGCAGAGGCGTCGCGTTCCACCATGGGGAGCCGTTCGATGCGAACGCGGTCAAATTTTCGCTGGAGCGCATGTCCGATCCGAACCGCGAGCCGAAGTTCCCTCCCTACGGCCGCTTCAGTTCCATCGACCACGTGGATATTATCGATCTCTATACGGTGCGCGTACACACTCGGCGGATCGATCCGAACCTGCTGGCTGCATTGACCGGCTTACAGATCATCCCGCCCCAATATTTCGCGGAAATCGGCGAGCAGTCGTTCGCTGCGAAGCCAAGCGGCACGGGACCGTATCGTTTCGTCGAATGGCAGCGCGAACAGGGCATTGTGAAAATGACGGCGAACGAGCAATACTGGCGAGGCGTGTGCGATGCACGCGAGCTGACATTCGTCGCGGTGCCGGAAGGCGCGGACCGGATACGGGGTTTACTGGACGGAACGATCGATTTGGCTGCCAACTTCCCACCGTCCGAACGCCGCAAAGTGGAGGCTGCCGGCTGCTCCGTCGTCGGAACGCCCAGCATCGGCGTGATGTATATCGGCATTAATACCCATCATGAGATTTTGAAGAATCAAAAAGTCAGACAAGCGATCGCGCACGGCATCAATGCCCGGGAGTTGATCGACGAAGAGCTGGACGGCGCGGGTTATCTGCTGTCCGGACCAATCTATCCGCAGGCGTTCGGCGTGGACCCAGACCTTCCGCCGATCGCTTACGATGTGGAGAAAGCGAAGCAATTGCTGGTTGAAGCGGGTTATCCGGACGGTGTGGACATTAAGCTGGAAGTTCCGGACGGACGATTTACGCAGGATAAAGAGGTTTGCTTGCGTGTGGCGAAGCAGCTGGAGAAGATCGGTGTCCGGTTGAACGTCGACATTCAGCCTTGGGGACCTTATATCGCCCGGTTTCGCAACCATGAATACGATCAAATGTATTATGTCGGCTGGGGCAACACGATGTTCGATCCAGATGACATATACCGCAATGCCTATATTAGTCCGAATCCATGGAATCCGACCGATTACCATCACGAGGAGATGGCGCAGCTTACGATGGAAGCGAGCGGCATTCTCGATCAGGAGCGCAGAAGAGAGCTGTACGAGAAAGCTTGCTTGATCTTTAGAGAAGAGCTGCCCTGGATTCCGCTGTTCCAGTGTCACGACATGTATGGTTTAAGCGCCGAATGGCGCTGGCAGGCCCGGATGGATGAAACGATTTACGTGTGTGACGTGAAAAAAGCCAACTGAAGGGAGGAGGAAGCCGCACATGCTGAACATGTATATTGGCGGCCGATGGGTGCCTTCCGTCTCGGGCGAAACGAGGGAAATCGTCAACCCGGCAACTGGGGAGACGATTTCCCTCGTTGCCGAAGGCAACGCTGAAGACGCGCGACTGGCGATCGAAGCGGCCCGCAAGGCGTTCGACGACTCGGAATGGACATCGGTCCCGGCACGTCAGCGGGCCAAGCTGCTGACCAGGCTGGCCGAACTGATTGAAGCGAATGCCGCCGAATTAGCTAAGACGGAGACGGCCAATAACGGCAAACCCTATGTGGATGCTGAAGACGATGCCTATACCGCAGCGAACGTATTTCGTTATTACGCCGGCTTGATTGGCAAACCGGCCGGCCAAGCCTATGATTTGCCGGGATCCTATGAAGGCAAGGTTGTCCGCGAGCCGATCGGCGTCTGCGGGCAAATCATTCCGTGGAATTTCCCGCTTATGATGGCGGCCTGGAAGCTCGCACCTTGCCTGGCTGCGGGAAACACCAGCGTATTCAAGCCTGCGGAGCTTACTCCGCTGACAGCCATACGCTTGTTCGAGTTGATCGAGGAAGCGGGATTTCCTCCGGGCGTCGCCAACCTGCTGCTGGGCAACGGGAAGACAGCAGGAGCAGAGCTGGCAGAAAATATGGATGTCGATAAGATCGCGTTCACCGGCGGTACGGAAACCGGTCGGAGCATCATGCGCGCGGCCGCCTCCAATATTAAGAAATTGTCGTTGGAGCTGGGAGGCAAATCCGCGAATATCGTGTTCGAAGACGCCGATCTTGAAATTGCCACCGATTACGCAGTGTTCGGTATCTTCTTAAACGCCGGGCAAGTGTGCGCTTCGGGTTCCCGTCTGCTTATACAAGAATCGATTTATGACGAATTTATTGAATTGCTGGTATCCAAGGTTCGACGCATTAGAGTCGGCAACGGGATGAATCCGGAAACCGAGATGGGGCCGCTGGTTTCCAAGTCGCACTTGGACAAGGTGCTGAACTATATCGAGGTTGGACGCCGGGAAGGCGCGACCTTGCTGACCGGAGGCAACCGGTTGACCGAAGGCGAGCTGGGCAAGGGGTATTTCGTAGAGCCGACAATATTCACGGACATCCGGAGCGACATGCGCATATACCGGGAAGAGATCTTCGGGCCGGTACTTGTCGTTCAGAAGTTTAAGGACGAGGATGATGCGGTCCGGCTGGCGAACGATTCGATTTACGGCTTGGCAGGGGCGGTGTTCACTTCCA carries:
- a CDS encoding gamma-glutamyl-gamma-aminobutyrate hydrolase family protein is translated as MVNNKVPQIGIVGYYLSEDEDFGGGVRGIRGQAFSAFGYDMIMAIYRAGGMPVPLPVVDDEFIGVQIENVDGIVFSGGEDIHPSLYGEVLQSNAHRIDPFRDRYESALMKAALEAGVPMLCVCRGMQLLNVIRGGTLCSDIKDTQEAPLEHWETDEPWKSVHPVHIKEGHYIEGVLGKGKVEVNSIHHQAIDKIGDGLEVVALSPDGIAEALTMKDRDNVLAVQWHPEFIAKKDSQGLKPFSWLMDVSKK
- a CDS encoding ABC transporter substrate-binding protein, with amino-acid sequence MMMKRFGKKSVLLFLAAVVLVIAGCGNNGNNANGGNTSSPSSSSAEPAATPSAAASPGKLVVTSFGGAYEETQKQFIKEFEQEYNAKVEVVTLYSADALAKIRAEKGNQSIDVVQFSGGQEAVAAKEDLIMKLDSTKLTNLNSLYNSALDSNGYAPAYAFDALGIIYNEEEIKTPPTSWKDLWNPDYKGSVGLIDISNSFGLQFILAAAKMNGGDESNIQPGLDEIKKLIPSAAAIVKSTPEVGNLFAQGEVTIAAYDAGYAFTFRKQGQPIKFVSPVEGAIGTFISAQVVNGSQNADLAAKFVDFLLRADIQKRFAEANGYAPTNKSVELSADLQAVMPYGEEAVNKMVRLNSDLVNTNKATWTEQWNKLISK
- a CDS encoding ABC transporter permease encodes the protein MIKRIPPYWILLAPGMLIFILVFVIPVGRLGLHSFHENSSDGEAGQAFVWDHYVKFFTDPYYLQILGRTLVIALTVSVICLIMGYCLAYGASRAKENRKMILLMLVALPLLTSATIRNFGWIIILGRKGLLNELLLGIGIIQKPLSLLYTPTGVVIALVHVLLPYMVLVLYSVLEGIDRNLESAAANLGASKPKVFVLVTLPLSMPGIIAGTLLVFSITLSFFVTPSLIGGPKVQLMATEIYNQMINLLNWPYASALSVILLVTVLIVTSLYNRSLSRSKTGGATLI
- a CDS encoding ABC transporter permease, with translation MKITFSWLGAVNTLLYIFILAPLAVVIIASFHPGEFLIFPPEGFSWRWYEYVLTSGRYTKPFWNSIWIAIATTCISLPVGTIIAYALSRYEFRFKGVIQSLFLSPLVVPTLLFGIGLLMFFSSMGIKMYFLRLVLAHIVLTIPYVVRTMIASFSNLKRSIEEASVILGASPVKTFWLVTLPQVKSALIASAFISIVMSFDELVVALFLTGPGMNTLPMMIYSDIQFNLSPSLAAISSLIIVVTLAVGFLLAVFMQRKKRI
- a CDS encoding ABC transporter ATP-binding protein; this translates as MSELQITNLYKKYGENAVVSDLNIHVSSGEMISLLGPSGCGKTTTLRMIAGLHDPTSGSIKLDGQELTVVAPHKRNIGLVFQNYALFPHLNIFNNVAFGLRRHGVPKREIGDRVKAVLKSVHLDGYEERMPAQLSGGQQQRVALARTLVLKPRLVLFDEPLSNLDAKLRNILRIEIRKLQQEYGFTGIFVTHDQEEAMVLSDRIAVMNQGKIAQIGTPREIYTQPADSFVADFVGESNLLSVKSVETANEMWKIRLTGGQSVLAPQRDGLQKPASVIIRPEEAELLPAGSAEISPDHNQLEGTVTFIQYTGSSYMVDMEVVGMDKPFMIKIQNAKEEIGIAAGDKARVRWPIRTTFSL
- a CDS encoding ABC transporter substrate-binding protein, translating into MAKDNVLVIAQGTDASTLDPYAHSEVTTGNILLQIYEPLLRRNVAMELEPWLAESWEVVTDTCVEFKLRRGVAFHHGEPFDANAVKFSLERMSDPNREPKFPPYGRFSSIDHVDIIDLYTVRVHTRRIDPNLLAALTGLQIIPPQYFAEIGEQSFAAKPSGTGPYRFVEWQREQGIVKMTANEQYWRGVCDARELTFVAVPEGADRIRGLLDGTIDLAANFPPSERRKVEAAGCSVVGTPSIGVMYIGINTHHEILKNQKVRQAIAHGINARELIDEELDGAGYLLSGPIYPQAFGVDPDLPPIAYDVEKAKQLLVEAGYPDGVDIKLEVPDGRFTQDKEVCLRVAKQLEKIGVRLNVDIQPWGPYIARFRNHEYDQMYYVGWGNTMFDPDDIYRNAYISPNPWNPTDYHHEEMAQLTMEASGILDQERRRELYEKACLIFREELPWIPLFQCHDMYGLSAEWRWQARMDETIYVCDVKKAN
- a CDS encoding aldehyde dehydrogenase family protein — encoded protein: MLNMYIGGRWVPSVSGETREIVNPATGETISLVAEGNAEDARLAIEAARKAFDDSEWTSVPARQRAKLLTRLAELIEANAAELAKTETANNGKPYVDAEDDAYTAANVFRYYAGLIGKPAGQAYDLPGSYEGKVVREPIGVCGQIIPWNFPLMMAAWKLAPCLAAGNTSVFKPAELTPLTAIRLFELIEEAGFPPGVANLLLGNGKTAGAELAENMDVDKIAFTGGTETGRSIMRAAASNIKKLSLELGGKSANIVFEDADLEIATDYAVFGIFLNAGQVCASGSRLLIQESIYDEFIELLVSKVRRIRVGNGMNPETEMGPLVSKSHLDKVLNYIEVGRREGATLLTGGNRLTEGELGKGYFVEPTIFTDIRSDMRIYREEIFGPVLVVQKFKDEDDAVRLANDSIYGLAGAVFTSNAEISMRVAKRVRVGIFWVNAYHPAFMEAPWGGYKQSGIGRELGTFGLEEYTEVKQIVHNLEPKPLGYYHWNK